The following is a genomic window from Niabella soli DSM 19437.
CGGGACAATTGTTAACACCTCCCGGGGCAAGTGCTCCTGTGCAGGTAGTAGGGAATGATGGACCGCTTTCACTTAAATTCGTAACACAAACCGGGTTTTATGTAAGAAAATATATGGACCCCGCACCGGGTAGCGGCGGCAGAGGAACGGGTAGTGAGGTTCCTTATATCAGGTACCGGTTTGGCGAGGTCTTGTTAAATGCAGCGGAAGCAGCTTTTGAACTGGGGCAGCCTGACGTGGCAGCAGGGTATATTAACCAGATCCGGAGAAGAGCCGGCTTTACCGTCGATCTTACACCTGCGCAAATCAGTTTTGACCGGATCGTGCACGAGCGCCGGGCCGAGCTTTCCTTTGAAGGACATATTTTGTGGGACATGAAACGCTGGCGTTTGGCCACCACTATGTGGGATGGTGTACCTATGTCGCAGGCTGATCTGCTTTCTAATATCGGGACCTCCACCAAGCGCAATACACAACCTTATGGTTTGTGGCCCTACAAAATTTACAACCCGGGCAATGCCAACAATGGTAAATGGATCTTTAAAATTGTGCTGCCGCAGGCTGTTACTGCCGCCCGGCAGTTCAGGTTGGGCAACTATTATTCTAAGATTGATAATAATATTATTTCCAACAACCCGAAAATAGTGCCCAACCCCAACAACTAATTAAACAATAAAAAATAAACAGATGAAACCATTATCATTTATATGCCTGATTGTGTTGTCAATGTCAGCAATGTATGGTTGTAAGAAATATGATAACACGCCCGCGCCATCCGTCACTTTAACCGGAAGGCTGGTATATAATGGCGATTCTATCGGTGTGGCGGATAACCAGGTACCCCTGCAGCTCTACCAATACGGATTGGGCAAAGTAGGGCCAATCAACCTTACGTTTACGCAAAGCGGCGGCTTTTCTGAGCTTTTATTTGCGGGAAATTATAAGCTGACCATTCCTAGCGGCCAGGGTCCGTTTTTATGGAAAAAGACGGCCGCTGGCAACCCTGATAGTTTATCCGTGACCGTTAACAACAATATGACGGTAGACGTTCCGGTGACGCCCTACTATATGATCCGCAACCCGCAAATTTCAAAATCGGGAACGAATATCGTAGGTACTTTTAAGGCAGAGAAAATTGTTACGGATGCCAATGCCCGCAACATAGAGTTTGTAGCAATTTACCTCAATAAAACCACGTTTGTTTCTAATATTTCGGATCAGATCATGGTAAATGCCGACGGTTCCCCCGCGCAAATGAAGCAAACTACAATAGCCGACCCTAACAATATCAGCCTTTCCGTAGCGATACCAGCGATGCCCGTTACCCAAAACTATGTTTTTGCCCGGATGGGAATAAAGATTGCCGGAGTGGAGGATATGATTTTTTCTCCCGTAACAAAAGTTTCGTTGTAAACGCTATTCAATAACCTGAAAATTTTGTTTTATGAAACATCTATTTGTTGTTGTATTTGTAATTGCAGCATTGGTTGCAAATGGGTCATCTAATTTAAGTTTAAAACAACGGCGTTCCTATGACATAACAATTACCTGTTCAAATAGTACTTATTACCCGGCCGTGTTTTCAATTTCTAATTCGAGCGGATTCTATACTTCGGTAACTGTTCAACCGCATTCCACAAGCAATGCAACGGTTTCTTCGGGCGCCTATTATAACGTTTCAGCTTATGTGGATTACACTCCTAATCCCAATGATCCTAATGGTACCTATAGCTTCTGGTATTATGCAGGAAATCAGTCTTATTACGGCTCTTCAGCTTATTTTTTAAATGTTGATTTTAGCTCTTCACAATCTATTAGTGTTAATTGAAGATTTCAAAAATAATTTCTGTAAATTTTCATCTATAAAGATCATTCCGGCCGGTTACAAACTATTGTACCGGCCTTTTCAGGCCTGTAAGAATAATTGTGTTTAACTTTATTAGCTGTTATTGCTTTAGCCACATGTACTATTTGCTAAATAAAAAGTGCGGAATATTGTTTCTTTTATTTTTGGGTGCTTTGTTTGGCAGCAGGGCCCAGTCTCCATTATTCCGTTTGCTGCCTTCCAAAGAAACGGGTATTACGTTTAATAACCAGCTTACCGAAACAGATAGTCTTAATATTTTAAGCCAGGCCAATATTTACAACGGCAGCGGAGTAGGTATTGGCGATTTTAACCGTGACGGCCTGCCGGATATCTATTTCGCCGCCAATAGGGTGTCGAACAAACTATACCTGAACAAAGGCGGGCTGCATTTTGCCGATATTACCCGGGAATCAGGAACGGAAGGTGCAGGCCGGTGGTGTACGGGCGTGTCTGTAGCCGATATCAATAACGACGGCTGGCCCGATATTTATGTTTGTGCCTCTTTCATGAAAAACGATATACAAAAAAGGACGAATTTATTGTACATCAATCAGGGGCTTAATGCAAAGGGTATTCCGGTGTTTAAAGAATCGGCAAAAGAATACGGCCTTGCTGATACAGGGTTTAGCACACAAGCTTATTTTTTTGATTATGATAGAGATGGCGACCTGGATGTTTACATAGTAACCAATGAGCTGTATGACCCGAAAACACCGATCCGCTTTCGCCCGAAGGTTACGGATGGGTCCGCCCGGAACACGGACCGCCTCTATCGCAATAATGGCAACAATACCTTTACAGATGTGTCAAAGCAAGCGGGTATTACCATTGAAGGGTGGGGGCATGCAGCCAGCATTACTGATATTAACAGGGATGGTTGGCCGGATATTTATGTGTCGAATGATTTTGTTGCCAACGATATCTGTTATATCAATAATAAGGACGGCACTTTTAGCGATCAGTTAAGCAGCTATTTTAAACATACTGCCTGGTATGCCATGGGAACGGATGCCGTGGATATCAATAACGACGGCTACTCGGATCTTATTTCACTGGAAATGCAGCCGGAAGATAATATGCGCAAGAAACGTATGTTTGGCGGTAATGAGTACTATAATTATACCAATGCGGGAAAATACGGATACACCCATCAGTATGTGCATAATGTGCTGCAGTTGAATTCGGGGCCAACGCCATTGGGGCACCCGGTTTTCAGCGATATAGCTTATATGGCGAATGTATACCAGACCGATTGGAGCTGGTGCCCGCTGGTAGCGGATTTTGATAATGATGGCTATCGCGACCTGATCATTACGAACGGCCTTCCCCATGATGTCACGGATCTGGATTATATAACCTATAACAATGGTATCCGGGACGGCAGCGAAAATTTCTCTTTAAAGAATGCAGCATTACTGCCGGTTGTGAATATTCATAATTATGCTTTTAAGAATATTGACGGGCTTAATTTTACCGATAAATCCAAAGACTGGGGATTTACGAATACTTCGTTTTCAAATGGCGCGGCTTATGCTGACCTGGACAATGACGGCGACCTGGATGTTATCATCAATAACCTGAATAGCCCGGCTTTTATTTATGAAAATACGGGTAATAAAAATGCAGGCAATTATTTAACAGCAACACTAAACGGCAATCCCAGAAACAGCCCGGGCATCGGCGCTACCCTGCATTTATACTATGCGGGGAAACAGTTGTATTACGAGCACTATCCTGCGCGGGGCTATCTTTCCACAGATGATGCAAGAGCGCATTTTGGATTGGGAAGTGCAAAGAATGTTGATTCCATCAGGGTACAATGGCCCGATGGAAAGATGCAGGTGTTAAAAAATATCCCCGTTAATCAATCGGTCACAATAGCCTATAAAGACGCGCAGTTACAGGGAAACATACGGGTAACAACCGTATTGGATACTTCATTATTGGTGAACGCCGCCTCCCGTTATGCTATAAAATACAGGCATAATGAAGAAGACTTTGTCGATTATGATATCCAGGTAACCCTGCCGCATAAGTTAAGTCAGTATGGGCCGGGTATTGCCGTGGAGGATATTGATGGTAACGGGTATGATGATTTTTACATTGGCGGAAGTTCGGGCACGCCGGGTATTTTCTTTATGCAAAATGAAAAAGGAAAATTTATTCCGGACAGTTCAAGGCTTCTGAAAAAGGACGATTCCTTATATGAAGATATGGGGGCATTGCTTTTTGATGCCAATAATGATGGCAAACCCGACTTATACCTGGTGAGCGGCAGCTACGAAATTCCACCCGGTAACGTTATTGCTTCCGACCGGCTTTTTATAAATGACGGCTCGGGAAAATTTATCAAGACAACCGGCGCGCTACCTGTGGATACGGCCAATGGCTCCTGTGTGCGCGCAGCGGACTTCGATGGCGATGGCTGGCTCGACCTCTTTGTCGGCGGTCGTAGTGTATCCGGGGCCTACCCGCAGGCGCCCCGGAGTTTTTTATTAAAAAATGATCATGGAAAGTTTGTGGACGTTACGGCAGCCTGTTGTCCGCAACTGAGCAATCTCGGAATGGTTACGGATGCGCTGTTTACCGATTTTGACAATGATGGGAAAACAGATCTTGTGGTGGTGGGGGAATGGATGGCGCCAACTTTTTTAAGGAACACAGGCACTTCTTTTGTACCCGTGTCTACCGGTCTTGAAAAATATAAGGGTTGGTGGAACAGCATTGTGGCGGCTGATTTTGATAATGACGGCGACATGGACTATGTGGCGGGAAACCTGGGACTGAACAGTAATTATAAGGCCTCGGCAAAAGAGCCCATGACGCTGTTGGCAAAGGATATGGATAACAACGGGTCGCTCGATCCGATCGTTTTTTGTTATATGAGGGCTGCGATAACCGATAGCACACGAAAGCCTTTCCCGATGTGCACCAAGGACGATCTTGCAGGGCAGGTGCTGAGCATGAGAAAAAGATACCCCAGTTTTCAAAGTTATGGGGCGGCGTCTATGGACGAACTGTGGCCGGTAAAAGACCGCGCGGGAGCAATACAGTTGCAGGCCACTGAAATGCGCACGATGTATTTTGAAAACGACGGCAAAGGGCATTTTACGGCGAAGCCCTTATGTATGCAGGCACAGGAGGCGCCCGTTTATGGCATGCTGGCAAAAGATGTAAACAATGATGGTAATCCCGATCTTTTACTGACGGGTAACGATTATGGTATGGATCCTTACAGCGGCAGGCATGATGCGTTCAATGGCTTATGTCTTTTGGGCGATGGTGCGGGCTCCTTTACTCCTTTAACGGTGACGGCCAGCGGCTTTTTCGTAAAAGGGGATGGAAAAGGAATTGCTGCAATTCATACTGCCGGTGATGCAGAAGCAATTATAGTTACTCAAAACCAGGATAGCTTATTGCTGTTTGCGGCTAATCCCGTAAAAGCAGCTACTCCAAAAAAATGGATCCATTTATTGCCGGGCGATTTTTCTGCCGCTGTTTTGTTAGACAATGGAAAAACAAGGAAGATGGAATTTTATTATGGCTCCACTTACCTGTCTCAATCCTCAAGATCGCTTCCGGTAGACAGTAATATGCGACAAATAATTATTACCGACTTCAAAGGCGTTAAACGAAAAGTATTGTGAGTAGGGTTGTAACATACAGGAAATTAAATAGGTTACTCCGCATCGTTGTCAACACTTCGGACAAGTTCCTGAAGAGAAAAAATTGTATACAGATGGTGGCCTTACTGGTAACAATGGTTATGGGGTTAGCGGCCCACAGCCAGCCTCAATGGCTGCGAAAGACAGAAGATCCTGAGTATTTGCATCGTGCAGTGAAACTGCTCACAGATATTATGGTGCATGATATTTATTCCCCGCCTGTGGCAAGTCGTACCTATGCTTATGTTAGCGTTGCAGCCTACGAAACGCTGGTGCCTTCCAATAGCAATTATGTTTCGCTTGCCGGCCGGGTGCACGGTTTACAACCCGCGCCAGCGCCCGTTCCTGCTGTGCAATACAGTTTTACCCTTGCGGCAGTACAGGCGATGCTGACAGTAGGCAAATCGATGGTGATATCCGAAGCGGTAATGGATAACTTCCGGCAAACCGTTATTCAAACCATGAAGGCAGATGGAATGCCCGGCAGTGTAATGGATAGCTCGTTGGCGTATGGAAGCCGGGTAGCGGCACATATACTTTCCTGGGCAGCGGCCGATCATTACCTGCAAACACGTTCTTTACCCAAGTATGCGGTGAACAATGCGCCGGGGTATTGGAAGCCCACTCCTCCGGCGTATATTAAAGCGGTGGAACCGCACTGGAACCAGCTCAGACCTTTTTTGATAGACGCGGCGCAATTTAAGCCTTCGCCTCCGCCATCATTTTCAACCGATACCGCCAGCCGTTTTTACAAAGAAGCAAATGCCGTTTATTATGCCGGGAAGGGGCTTACCTCCGAACAAACGGCCATTGCAAGTTTTTGGGATTGCAATCCGTTTAAGGTAAATCTGCGCGGGCACGTGATGTTCGCCACAAAAAAAATATCGCCCGGTGGGCATTGGATCAATATCACGGCGATGGCATGCCGGCAGTTGCAGAAAGATGTGGTAGCTACTGCGGAAGCCTATGCATTTGCGGCCATTGGCATCGCCGATGCATTTATCAGTTGTTGGGATGAGAAATACCGCAGTAATGTTATTCGCCCTGAAACCTATATCAATCAATATATAGATGTTGACTGGCTGCCATTATTGCAAACGCCTCCCTTCCCGGAATATACAAGCGGGCACAGCGTGGTATCGGCCTGCGCCGCAGAAATATTGACTTCGTTATTTGGCGATCATTTTAGCTATGTGGATGCTACAGAAACGGAATTTGATCTGCCGCCCCGCAGGTTTTCATCCTTCCGCCAGGCCGCAGAGGAAGCGGCCATCAGCCGTTTTTACGGAGGTATTCATTATATGCCTTCTATAAAAAACGGGTTGGATGAGGGTACGGCGATAGGGAAGTATGTGGTGGAAAAATTAAATATTAAGCAAGGAACTTTTTAATCGCAGTAACAATACTTGGAGATCCCTCAAAAAAGAGCATAAATGATAATTCTCTCATCTTTTTAACACTAGGGGTATGCTCCGTTTTTTATTACCTTAGCCGAAACGAACTGTTATGATAAAAACGATTATTGCCGTTTTGGTTGTATTCCCCATGTTTTCCCTTGGTCAAAAACTTACAGTAGTAGCGGACGATCCACGAAGCAAGGAGGCGTTTATAAGGCAGCTAAAATATGATGGGTACAAAATAGATAGCATAGATTTCGATTATTCGCTGAATTATTTTGTTACAGGGCAATACAAGCTGGTTGCTTTCAAAAAACCGTATCAAGCGTATGCGACAATAACAGATAAGAAAGGCAAAGAAATAACCCGCTCCAAAGAAGTTAAAACCAATCCCGCCGCCCTCAATGGGTTTAACGCTGCCTATGGTATGGCCAATATGATTATAAAAAGGTATTTGCCTGGGATGCTATCGCAATTAAAGAAATAAGCTGCTTAACAATTAAAACTACATAAATGAGAAAACGATCGAAACTTGCCGCTATCGTAGCGGCAGCATTACTGCTACAGAGTTGCGCAACTATTTTTACCGGATCGCGCCAAAAATTCACTATTGCAAGTACACCCAATGAAGCGAAAATTTCAATCACTAACATTGACCAGAAGGAAGTTTTTACTGGCGTAACGCCCGCTATCGTAAAACTAAAAAAAGGTGCTGGGTTCTTTTACAAAAATGAGTATCTGGTTAAACTTTCCGCTGACGGGTACGAAGAAAAAACAGTACCTATTAAGTTTGGCATTAATGGCTGGTACTTCGGTAATATTTTAATTGGAGGGGCCATTGGGATGGTAATTGTTGACCCAGCTACGGGAGGCATGTGGAAGGCCCGAAAAAGCGATATTAATGAAGAACTAAAAAAAAAGTAACATTATAGCCACCCGAAACGGTGGTTTTTTGTTGACCGAGCTGGAATGAATAAAACCGGACGCTGCGGCTATGGAAACAGGTGTTTTTTACGTTATTTGTCTGCAAGTGCCAAAGCAAAAGAGCATTTACAATGGTGTACGTGCTTGGTTACAAAAGTGATCCGGATTGAACCTTGTTGTGTTTAAGCAACTTTATTGCTTAGTATATAGCCTAATCGTAAAAAATTGATGTTTACTGTTTTGTAATAATTTTTTATTTTTAAAATCTATCTTTATAATTATCAAAGCAGTTACTGTACTCGAACATTCATCCTAAAGGTTCAATGAAAGAGGTCATAGTAAAAAAATCTTACCTTCCGTTCCCAAAAAGAGATTACAGGAATGAGGAAAATTGCTTATGTTTTTGCGTTACTTTTTTTGAATGCTTTGACAGCCGCTGTTAAGGCACAGGATGATCTTGATTTGCAGTCAATGTTGCAGAAGGAGATTAATCCATCCCAGCTATTTCTATCTGATTCGTTTTATACCTGGTGCAGTAGTGTTGTAAAAGGTGAAGATGGGCGATATCATATGTTTTACTCCCGCTGGCCGCATGGCAGCCGGACGCTAGACGATGATTCGCTGAACTATATTTTTAATGGCTTCAGCGGCTGGCTGAAATATTCGGAAATTGCTTACGCTGTTGCCGATCGGGTGGACGGGCCTTACCATTACGTAAAGACTATTTTAAAGGGAAGCGGGGCGCCCGGCGCATGGAACCGGTATACGATGCATAATCCACAAATAAGGAAATTCGGAAATTATTATTACCTGTATTATATCAGTAACGCATTTGATTCCTCATTTCATTTTACTGATAACCGGAAAGTAAGCGGCGATTGGCTACACTGGCTGAAGTATAATTGCACGCAAAAAATTGGCGCGTTGAAGGCTGCCTCTATCAACGATCTTGTTAAGGGCAATTACACGATGATCCCTGAGCCGTTAATGCAGCCGGACAATGTGCATACATTTGAGGTAGCCACCAATCCCAGCGTAACACAGGGTCCGGACGGAAAATATTATATGATATTCAAATCCCGCAAACCCAATGTGGGCAATATGACCATGTGGATGGCGGTAAGCGATGCCCCCGACCGTCCTTTCAAGTTGCTGGGGCAGGTATTCACCGATGCTTCGCTGGCCTGTGAAGACCCTTATCTGTGGTATGATAAAAAAAGAAAACGTTTTTATGCCGTGGTGAAATACTTTTCAAATAATAAGGTATTGGCACCGCAGTTTGGGGCGCTTGCATTAGTTACTTCCGCTGACGGTCTACATTGGCAGGCTGCCAGACACCCGGTCGTGTCTTTAAGAAACCTGAAAATAAAAGGAAAGCCTGCAACAGCATTAGCGCACCTGGAACGACCTTTTGTTTTGCAGGATAAGAACGGAAAGCTGCAAGCTTTGTTTGCTG
Proteins encoded in this region:
- a CDS encoding glycoside hydrolase family protein, with translation MRKIAYVFALLFLNALTAAVKAQDDLDLQSMLQKEINPSQLFLSDSFYTWCSSVVKGEDGRYHMFYSRWPHGSRTLDDDSLNYIFNGFSGWLKYSEIAYAVADRVDGPYHYVKTILKGSGAPGAWNRYTMHNPQIRKFGNYYYLYYISNAFDSSFHFTDNRKVSGDWLHWLKYNCTQKIGALKAASINDLVKGNYTMIPEPLMQPDNVHTFEVATNPSVTQGPDGKYYMIFKSRKPNVGNMTMWMAVSDAPDRPFKLLGQVFTDASLACEDPYLWYDKKRKRFYAVVKYFSNNKVLAPQFGALALVTSADGLHWQAARHPVVSLRNLKIKGKPATALAHLERPFVLQDKNGKLQALFAAASVKEPSKESTPIVDFEYNSFNVCFKLSGQ
- a CDS encoding vanadium-dependent haloperoxidase, with protein sequence MVALLVTMVMGLAAHSQPQWLRKTEDPEYLHRAVKLLTDIMVHDIYSPPVASRTYAYVSVAAYETLVPSNSNYVSLAGRVHGLQPAPAPVPAVQYSFTLAAVQAMLTVGKSMVISEAVMDNFRQTVIQTMKADGMPGSVMDSSLAYGSRVAAHILSWAAADHYLQTRSLPKYAVNNAPGYWKPTPPAYIKAVEPHWNQLRPFLIDAAQFKPSPPPSFSTDTASRFYKEANAVYYAGKGLTSEQTAIASFWDCNPFKVNLRGHVMFATKKISPGGHWINITAMACRQLQKDVVATAEAYAFAAIGIADAFISCWDEKYRSNVIRPETYINQYIDVDWLPLLQTPPFPEYTSGHSVVSACAAEILTSLFGDHFSYVDATETEFDLPPRRFSSFRQAAEEAAISRFYGGIHYMPSIKNGLDEGTAIGKYVVEKLNIKQGTF
- a CDS encoding DUF3823 domain-containing protein, which produces MKPLSFICLIVLSMSAMYGCKKYDNTPAPSVTLTGRLVYNGDSIGVADNQVPLQLYQYGLGKVGPINLTFTQSGGFSELLFAGNYKLTIPSGQGPFLWKKTAAGNPDSLSVTVNNNMTVDVPVTPYYMIRNPQISKSGTNIVGTFKAEKIVTDANARNIEFVAIYLNKTTFVSNISDQIMVNADGSPAQMKQTTIADPNNISLSVAIPAMPVTQNYVFARMGIKIAGVEDMIFSPVTKVSL
- a CDS encoding VCBS repeat-containing protein; translation: MFLLFLGALFGSRAQSPLFRLLPSKETGITFNNQLTETDSLNILSQANIYNGSGVGIGDFNRDGLPDIYFAANRVSNKLYLNKGGLHFADITRESGTEGAGRWCTGVSVADINNDGWPDIYVCASFMKNDIQKRTNLLYINQGLNAKGIPVFKESAKEYGLADTGFSTQAYFFDYDRDGDLDVYIVTNELYDPKTPIRFRPKVTDGSARNTDRLYRNNGNNTFTDVSKQAGITIEGWGHAASITDINRDGWPDIYVSNDFVANDICYINNKDGTFSDQLSSYFKHTAWYAMGTDAVDINNDGYSDLISLEMQPEDNMRKKRMFGGNEYYNYTNAGKYGYTHQYVHNVLQLNSGPTPLGHPVFSDIAYMANVYQTDWSWCPLVADFDNDGYRDLIITNGLPHDVTDLDYITYNNGIRDGSENFSLKNAALLPVVNIHNYAFKNIDGLNFTDKSKDWGFTNTSFSNGAAYADLDNDGDLDVIINNLNSPAFIYENTGNKNAGNYLTATLNGNPRNSPGIGATLHLYYAGKQLYYEHYPARGYLSTDDARAHFGLGSAKNVDSIRVQWPDGKMQVLKNIPVNQSVTIAYKDAQLQGNIRVTTVLDTSLLVNAASRYAIKYRHNEEDFVDYDIQVTLPHKLSQYGPGIAVEDIDGNGYDDFYIGGSSGTPGIFFMQNEKGKFIPDSSRLLKKDDSLYEDMGALLFDANNDGKPDLYLVSGSYEIPPGNVIASDRLFINDGSGKFIKTTGALPVDTANGSCVRAADFDGDGWLDLFVGGRSVSGAYPQAPRSFLLKNDHGKFVDVTAACCPQLSNLGMVTDALFTDFDNDGKTDLVVVGEWMAPTFLRNTGTSFVPVSTGLEKYKGWWNSIVAADFDNDGDMDYVAGNLGLNSNYKASAKEPMTLLAKDMDNNGSLDPIVFCYMRAAITDSTRKPFPMCTKDDLAGQVLSMRKRYPSFQSYGAASMDELWPVKDRAGAIQLQATEMRTMYFENDGKGHFTAKPLCMQAQEAPVYGMLAKDVNNDGNPDLLLTGNDYGMDPYSGRHDAFNGLCLLGDGAGSFTPLTVTASGFFVKGDGKGIAAIHTAGDAEAIIVTQNQDSLLLFAANPVKAATPKKWIHLLPGDFSAAVLLDNGKTRKMEFYYGSTYLSQSSRSLPVDSNMRQIIITDFKGVKRKVL